One Mytilus trossulus isolate FHL-02 chromosome 5, PNRI_Mtr1.1.1.hap1, whole genome shotgun sequence DNA segment encodes these proteins:
- the LOC134717726 gene encoding carboxypeptidase N subunit 2-like, translating to MENARCNIELNNNRFVQAKEWKDQIRINVREWELKDGKNLDYNHITAIEEYAFSGLNNLAELYLSGNGLTFIANTSFLDLHSLQILDLSYNKLSSLPPGLFDTLESLVELNLENNLLSSIPEYALTHLQSIQTLTLSHQAITTIHTNAFRGLRNLKNIDLSFNKITSIQQRLFEDQQRLQILNLGTNSIAEIKDFAFSNLSSLNSLDIRVNKITQITQYMFYGLENLRQLEMRFNQISDIHAEGFFSLSYLQRM from the exons ATGGAGAACGCACGTTGTAACATAGAGTTAAATAATAACAGATTTGTACAGGCCAAAGAATGGAAAGACCAAATCAGAATTAATGTGCGAGAATGGGAGCTGAAAGACGGAAA AAACTTGGATTACAACCATATCACAGCCATAGAAGAGTATGCCTTCTCTGGATTAAACAACCTGGCTGAGTT aTACTTGAGCGGAAATGGACTGACATTCATAGCAAATACTAGCTTCCTTGATCTGCATTCGCTTCAAATACT TGACTTGAGTTACAACAAATTAAGTTCTCTACCTCCAGGACTGTTTGATACTTTGGAATCTTTGGTTGAACT AAATTTAGAAAACAACTTGTTGTCAAGTATACCTGAATACGCTTTGACACATCTACAGAGTATTCAGACATT AACCTTAAGTCACCAAGCTATAACAACTATCCACACAAATGCATTCAGGGGACTTCGAAATCTAAAAAACAT TGATTTGTCTTTTAACAAGATAACTAGCATTCAGCAAAGGTTGTTTGAAGACCAACAGCGCCTTCAAATACT GAATTTAGGAACCAACTCAATAGctgaaattaaagattttgCTTTTTCGAATTTGTCATCTCTTAATAGCCT AGACATACGAGTTAACAAGATCACACAAATAAcacaatatatgttttatggTTTAGAAAATTTACGTCAGTT